From Variimorphobacter saccharofermentans, one genomic window encodes:
- a CDS encoding sensor histidine kinase: protein MKNRSPLRKRFLLALIIYTAAILFLWLGCYSTVYRASLRIAGENTLLAAENLTDQMSAEFTQMKTISSAISGSSYVQEFLEERDVTKYYEKAEIVSEIIQKAAFPITSTDSVIVINAQGDFYRFSGDLSNASCEELYKAFQGAGAVYTVVEADNTMFFCYNAPVFETSGQLPSRIGNVVMLTRLEKTRRMLSHDHPGIDMAVILDGKVILSSNPALEGEEADELSSRYSAVSSSAVAGAPLTVAAAIQGTALFPESGVLLALFLTVLCLLLAVIAVLYRYLSSYLVLPMANIISHVRKIGGGVQERLPETGIKDFDTLVSDINNMLDRTDRYNTEMISGQQKLFDAELLKQKMRMNLLTSQMDAHFVVNTLNNIKRLSNINENDKAAEMAEGLAVILGHKHTGDDLVNVFADFEVLRKYISIMNIKFENKFSVEYDLDYDLEACLMPGMILQPIVENALHHGLQGKEQDARLVIKGTIQENGIYFEFSDNGAGIPPAKLKTIRESLSETEMNDFPPPGLRGVALSNIQRRIRLRFGGMYSVTIQSDWGKGTTVTVSLPLIHDK from the coding sequence ATGAAGAACAGGTCTCCGCTTCGTAAACGTTTTTTACTTGCACTTATTATCTATACAGCCGCCATTCTTTTTTTATGGCTTGGCTGTTATAGTACAGTCTACCGCGCCTCCCTCCGGATTGCCGGTGAAAATACATTATTGGCAGCAGAAAATCTTACGGATCAGATGAGTGCAGAATTTACTCAAATGAAAACAATTTCATCCGCCATCTCCGGTTCCTCTTATGTGCAGGAATTTTTGGAGGAGCGTGATGTAACCAAATATTATGAAAAGGCGGAGATCGTATCCGAAATTATACAGAAGGCTGCATTTCCCATCACATCAACAGACAGTGTGATTGTCATCAATGCACAGGGGGATTTCTACCGGTTTTCGGGAGATTTAAGTAATGCTTCCTGTGAAGAATTATACAAAGCATTTCAAGGTGCAGGGGCAGTTTACACCGTAGTGGAAGCTGACAATACGATGTTCTTCTGCTACAACGCCCCTGTCTTTGAAACATCGGGACAACTGCCCTCTCGTATTGGAAATGTCGTCATGCTCACCAGACTTGAAAAGACCCGTAGAATGCTCAGTCACGACCATCCAGGTATCGACATGGCAGTAATATTAGACGGAAAAGTGATTCTGTCCAGCAATCCGGCGCTGGAGGGAGAGGAGGCAGACGAGCTTTCCAGCCGGTATAGTGCGGTTTCAAGTTCCGCTGTTGCCGGAGCACCATTGACCGTAGCGGCTGCCATTCAGGGAACGGCACTGTTCCCCGAAAGTGGTGTACTTCTTGCGTTGTTTTTGACCGTGCTATGTCTGCTGCTTGCTGTAATTGCAGTATTATACCGTTATCTGTCCAGCTACCTTGTTCTTCCCATGGCGAATATTATTTCTCATGTCCGAAAGATTGGAGGAGGAGTGCAGGAGCGGCTGCCAGAAACTGGAATTAAGGATTTTGATACGCTTGTATCCGATATAAACAATATGCTTGACCGGACGGACCGTTATAACACGGAGATGATATCTGGTCAGCAGAAGCTGTTTGATGCCGAATTACTAAAACAGAAAATGCGCATGAACCTTCTTACATCCCAGATGGATGCGCATTTTGTTGTCAATACCTTGAATAATATCAAACGTCTTTCCAATATTAACGAAAATGATAAGGCGGCAGAAATGGCTGAGGGGCTTGCTGTCATTTTAGGTCATAAGCATACAGGAGATGACCTTGTCAATGTGTTTGCGGATTTTGAAGTGCTTAGAAAATATATCAGTATTATGAATATCAAGTTTGAAAATAAATTTTCCGTAGAATATGACCTTGATTATGATCTGGAGGCTTGTCTGATGCCAGGCATGATTTTACAGCCTATCGTGGAGAATGCCTTGCACCATGGACTTCAAGGTAAGGAACAGGATGCACGGCTGGTGATAAAAGGAACCATACAAGAGAATGGTATCTACTTTGAATTTTCCGATAATGGGGCTGGAATACCGCCCGCAAAGTTAAAAACCATCAGGGAAAGTCTTTCAGAAACGGAAATGAATGATTTTCCGCCTCCGGGACTAAGGGGGGTAGCTCTTTCCAATATACAAAGGAGGATACGTCTGCGATTCGGTGGAATGTATTCTGTCACTATTCAAAGTGATTGGGGGAAGGGCACAACCGTAACGGTATCACTTCCACTGATACACGATAAGTAA
- a CDS encoding LptM family lipoprotein: MKKRISILVLSALILALTACGRKDISDTADNVFKQLVENVVKKDDGASQNSIEIYDLTEEQQKLVGIWESPEGCILAVRASRVPDWETGFPLDIIYLYPYISTEAEEVDDLGWIKFTTEYEGCSIEVTDENIIVLNETFCPQQADPTQDISCEYRLELDLATDELLLHYHKDEWIDGNQIMHEFNMTRTDRDIEEANWDWYYGIHPERDVRK, encoded by the coding sequence ATGAAAAAGAGGATCAGTATTTTGGTACTATCAGCACTTATATTAGCACTTACTGCTTGCGGAAGAAAGGATATTTCAGATACTGCAGATAATGTTTTTAAACAGCTGGTAGAAAACGTTGTCAAAAAAGATGATGGTGCCAGTCAGAATAGTATCGAAATTTATGATTTAACGGAGGAACAACAAAAACTGGTTGGAATATGGGAGTCGCCGGAAGGGTGCATTCTTGCTGTTCGTGCCAGTCGGGTACCGGATTGGGAAACTGGATTTCCTTTAGACATCATTTATTTATATCCCTATATCAGCACCGAGGCCGAAGAAGTGGACGATTTGGGTTGGATAAAGTTTACCACGGAGTACGAGGGTTGTTCCATAGAAGTGACAGATGAGAACATAATTGTTCTTAATGAAACGTTTTGTCCTCAGCAAGCAGACCCTACTCAGGATATTTCGTGTGAATATCGCTTGGAGCTTGATTTGGCTACGGACGAATTGCTTTTACACTATCATAAGGATGAATGGATAGATGGTAATCAGATTATGCATGAATTCAACATGACCAGAACGGATAGAGATATAGAAGAGGCTAATTGGGACTGGTATTATGGGATACACCCCGAAAGGGATGTTCGAAAGTAA
- a CDS encoding YgdI/YgdR family lipoprotein, translating into MNKKLFTILMAGVMAFSLAACGKNEVQSSDPQVAEETGAYTSDQTADMKEEADEEIEITEAQDFAALLAPFYGTYRFDGNDNQAKDPNEIVIDENGVSYGGESLSILRVTMDNYVKFNDSDVMFIMNSDSISANFLHPEDQSVLEDYPVVIRSAQGVSPSNSDANPATEAPANKYVGTYGGRSGNMIITKNTIEFTADGKSYTTSYSESEIKDNNGIGELAFTVDGSEIVLYFGRSDGAVDTIEVYIDNKPYAFERSKEGDSTEPTEAKSSALEGNYTHPGHATLSVTADGSFTYTVNSNSNEATVTGKLPDEITSGMTVQAGEYTLQMFFPEDYSVISISGKGVASADLSRD; encoded by the coding sequence ATGAACAAAAAGCTTTTCACAATATTAATGGCAGGAGTAATGGCTTTCTCCCTTGCAGCCTGCGGTAAGAATGAGGTTCAAAGCAGTGATCCGCAAGTTGCAGAAGAAACCGGAGCATACACATCAGATCAAACTGCAGATATGAAAGAGGAAGCCGACGAGGAAATCGAAATTACCGAAGCACAGGATTTTGCCGCTTTGCTCGCACCCTTCTATGGTACCTATCGATTTGATGGAAACGATAACCAAGCAAAAGATCCCAATGAAATCGTCATTGATGAAAACGGCGTTTCCTATGGCGGAGAGAGCCTGTCTATTCTACGGGTAACCATGGATAACTATGTGAAATTCAATGACAGTGATGTCATGTTCATTATGAACAGCGATAGTATATCCGCAAATTTTCTACATCCCGAGGATCAGTCAGTACTGGAGGACTATCCGGTTGTAATAAGGTCTGCTCAAGGAGTTTCTCCAAGCAATTCTGATGCCAATCCTGCAACAGAAGCACCTGCAAATAAATATGTGGGTACATATGGCGGGAGAAGTGGAAACATGATAATCACTAAAAATACCATAGAATTTACCGCAGATGGCAAAAGTTATACAACGTCGTATTCTGAAAGCGAAATCAAGGACAACAACGGAATCGGCGAACTTGCGTTCACGGTTGACGGCAGCGAGATCGTACTGTACTTTGGTCGTTCGGACGGAGCGGTTGATACAATCGAAGTTTATATCGACAACAAGCCTTACGCCTTTGAGCGAAGTAAAGAAGGTGATTCCACAGAACCAACAGAGGCAAAATCTTCGGCACTGGAGGGGAATTACACGCACCCGGGCCATGCCACCCTAAGCGTCACAGCAGACGGTTCGTTTACCTATACGGTAAATTCAAATTCTAATGAAGCCACCGTCACCGGCAAATTACCGGATGAAATAACATCAGGAATGACTGTGCAGGCTGGTGAATACACTTTGCAAATGTTTTTCCCGGAGGACTATTCTGTAATTTCAATCAGTGGGAAAGGTGTGGCTAGCGCCGATTTGTCCCGCGATTAA